The nucleotide sequence AAAacgaattcagaaaatttcatttgcaCCAAATAAAAAGGTACTCCCACgcagattttaatttctgctTTATTAATTAGTATCAACCTGTTGCTTTTTTACAAGGGTGAGACTAAGAATTTTCCTTTTGGCCTCTTCTACACACCGCAAGCTTAAGATTTCagatttattcatatttatgcGATGTCATTTACTTGCAACTTTGAAATGTAAATGGAAACTAAAATTCTTTCCCGCAACACGCCACCAACGGATTGTTTGTTAACGTCAAGGGTCCTTACGATTAATTTTCGTGTTCCTCCCCTTTCTTTTTCGCATAACGCGTTAGGTGTGGTTGCGACCGGAGTGACAGCATCATAAATTTCTGCATCGGGGGAAAATTAATGTACGCACGGTGAGAAAGCTATGTTTAGGTCTATTATGGAAATTTTTGCTGGAAtccaatattcataaaataatcgATAACTTTTTTTCTTATAAGTTAAATCTttgtggaatttttttcaatttttaatgtgcTGCTGTTATTTAACTTAACTGTAATTTAACCGTGATTCGACTTTTAAACGATGACGATACTAAAACTTTAAGACattagaattttaatataaatttgatgtatTGAATTAAGATATACATCAGATTAAATTATGACAATGTTGGATAATTTCTAGTACAAACTTTTctagttgaaaatttaatttgtgcttcaaatttgtatttttgttattcACAGGTTCCTTAATgtttttcacaaaatttaatcTGTGAACAAATAGCAAATTGTTTATACGATTAGTAAACTTGTAATCAAACAATTGTCATCTTTTCAGGAGTACAGACGTTAAAAGGGTCAAATCGGGTGCAGCTATTGTTGCAAGTATGGCGGAAAGCGTTATGCGTCGCAGCGTCAGCAGTGGTGATTAAACGACGCGTAGAATCATTAGGGTTCCCCAGTGAACATAAGTGGACTCTAAGAAATGAACTTGACTTCATTCCAGTCTATTTTGCAATGTAGAATGACTGAGTCTCTTCGATTTTTACGAAAGCTCGACGTACAATTTTGTGACAttgagggaaaacagtttctgattttctatttAGCTAAAACTCAGCTGAAGATGGAAATGCGAGTATGTAGTCTTTTCCTCAAACCTAAGCAAGTAAAACGCACCTCGACAcgaatagaaaactgcaaacaagAGACTACTGCTGAGTTTAAGTCTgatgtgactaacaataaaaagtactcgctagaatgtaatgacttgCTTATTGCTGCCATGGGTACATTCATTTGAAGCTACAAATGTGAAGGGAAAACCGTTAAACTATTGTATCGCTAGAAACTTGTATCTCGCTGTAATATTCTAAGACCTAACAGCGTGAAAATGAAGTTACTGTCTTTTCAAAGATAAACGTGACTATTGATCTGATCCCTGCACGAGATTCAGTCACCGCAAAATTGGCCGTAATTATCAACGTTCATGAGACGTTTGCTGTCAACCTGTCCTATATACACAAGATGGTGGATACACAGACATGTGCCAATCTGGAATGCAGTATGCAGCCAATAGATTGTCCACAAGAACCGCCCAGTAATTAACGCGCGATTATCGTCACTTAAGGGTGCCTTGCTGCTGGTATTAATTACCCATCGCGGCAATAATTAGATCATCCGAATAAAAggattattaaaatacaataatcCGTAACAAAATTTATGTCAGAGACTATGCTTGAAATTGGATAAAATATTACGATTTCGAtaaacatttaaacataatgttatgtataataattcaatCTTAGATGAGAATATCATAAACGAAACAACATTGACAAAGAATCGCATGTTGCGCTACCTTTTGTTTCGCGGAAATGCTTGGAACTGGAACAAACTCGTGTTCGACTCGATTTAGATAACAGATACCGATTCCATGTAATGTTACATGTTTCAAAGGGAACCAGAACACCTCTGTTGACTTTCACGGAGTTCGTAGAAGCAAATGTTATTTGTGACCATCACAATTTAATAAAGTAAATCCTTCCGATATTGCGAAGTGAGATGCTCTTCCGGCAAAAAGTTcaatctgaattttttaattttttaatctctACATTTATGGATTCTTGTACTTGTGGATTCTTCaaaacttcaatttttcaattcttcaatttttctatttttcaattctttaatttttcaacttttcaatttttctatttttctctttttctattttctatttttctatttttctatttttccatttttcaattcgtcaattcatcaattcatcaattcttcaagtcttcaattcttcaatttttcaattcctcaatttttctatttttcaattcttcaacttttcaacttttcaacttttcaacttttcactttttctctttttctattttctatttttctatttttctatttttctatttttccatttttcaatacgtcaattcatcaattcttcaattcttcaatttttcaattcctcaatttttctatttttcaattcttcaacttttcaacttatcaacttttcaacttttcactttttctcttttctatttttctatttttctatttttctatttttccatttttccatttttcaatatatcaattcatcaattcttcaattcttcaattcttcaattcttcaattcttcaatacttcaattcttcaatttctcaattcttcaattcttcaattcttcagttctttcattcttcaattctaccATTCTTCAAtcaattaatttttcagttctacaattctttaattctataattcttcaaatcttaaattcttcaatacataaatttctaaatttacaagttcttgTACTTCTCTcttacaatcaaacattcaactTCCAAAATGTCTCCCATCAACCAATCAGAAGTACCCAATGCACGTATtcactttaattatttttgctcGACTTTCAATTATCCCCTGCCTCCCAATTAGCTCCGTTAATGAAGAACCTGCCTTATGCATAGAAACGGTAGTTCTACCTTCGATAGTTCGGATTTTCAATGCTCTTCTGGTAGAAGCACGATGAATGTAGCATTATCGATCGGAAAGATGCGACGAACAGCTCTTACACGTCTGTctgtattaaatattcatagTTCATCCACGGTATTGTCCTCTAGATTATCTTAGGATCAAAGTTGTAAGCTGCCTAGCAATTGATCGGATTTATCTGCTCGCGATCGATCGAACTTATGCAGCGACGCGAATCATTAACGCTGGCtttggttttttattttttgggaaTTATCTGAAGTAAAAATTTCATCTTGATATAATAGTCAACTATTTTATTGGCTACTTTATTGCATCGAATTTATTGTGTACCGAAACTGCCTTTTAACTGAAAACAACTTTGTTGGAAATATTAAcagatttcaatttttgaaaattaggaaattataaaaGTATCAAAAATGCATTTGTAACAGATTTGAATTTTACCGCCATCTGCATGTATGTCCCAAATCAATATGGcggaaaatttcttttaaacatctaactttgtaactttaattttaatcacaATTAAATACACCATGTACAAATGAAAACAATAATATCTCCATTTTGTATCCTGCCTCGTAGTTGTTCCTCTTCCGATATTTGTTCCATGTTAGATTCATTTATGCTTTTGTAACGAAAGAGTTTAAAACAGTCACTCGAAACAAGTGGATGGAAAATTGTTGTATAGGTACATACTGATTTTAAAgaattagaaaactagaaaactatcAAAAGTGCATCTATAACAGATTTGAATTTTACCGCCACCTGTATGTTCCAAATCAAGATGGCGGTTTTCTCTCAAACATTATACGACTTTACTTCCAATAACTATTAAATACATGCacaaacaaaaacaataatatctCCATTTCTTATCCTGTCCAATAACCGTTTCTCTTCCCCTATTTGTCCCGCGTTAGATTTATTTGTGCTTTTGTACCGAAGGGTTTAAAACATTCACTCGAAACAAGTGGGTGAAAAATCGTGGTCGAGGATGAGATGGAGGACGCTGCAAATTGGCCACTTAAGTCGTCGACAATTTCGCTGGTATTACTCTTCGGAGTGTCTACGAGCATCTCGTCAGTTTCCGCGAAGTCGACGGAAGTGCCATTCGTCTCGGATTTCTTGCTGTTTCCGCCTTCTTCGCGGCAAAAGTGCTTCTCCCCTCTTCGTGAGGATCGATCCCTTTGCCAACAATTAATGTTTTCTTTTCGCGTTACCATCGCGTCGAGGTGGAACATCGAAATTGAAACAACCTCGGGGGTGAAATTGGTCCAAGTGGTTAGGTGTAATTGAAATAGTTGCGTGGGAGTAATTGCAACTGTTTCGAACTCGTACCATTAAACTTTCTTCCAAAAATTTGGGAACagatatcaaatatttatatacatatttatttgtatacaCATTTATTTACGTATtgcatacatatttatttagaatAGTTGTCATTCGATTTTTTGGGGagtgttaggttatgttggtTTATATTAaggttttaggttatgttacaatCTTACATTATATTAATAACTGTATAATACTGTActacattaattattatattattttaataaatttctgcaTATCGCAGTTTCTCCAAGATTTCTAAACTCCAAATCCTTAGacttaaaacttgaaacttaaaaCTGTTTTTTAACgccctaaatctttaaatccttaAACCTCTCCATCCTTCATCCCTATATTTCTCCAGAACGAATTTTATCGATTCGTTgctatattttttgttattacaaTCCGACGAAAAAAGGTGTCTAAAGTTTCATAAAGGTGGCAATCATGGATGAGCTCGAGTGTTAATCGATTATCACTTCATTGCCTCTTCTTGCAGACGTTCCAGCGAAAGTCAAGGAGGGAAAAAGTAGAGTCACCAATCAGAAGTAACTCGAGGTAAAAAAAGCTGAACTTCAAGCCATCCGTAAAAACGCAGAATTCACCAGAAAAAAGTTAATTGAACTGTCCCTCTGCAGTCTATTTTCTGTCACCTTGAGCTAAATCCTTGGGCAATCCTGTAACACATCTCCTTCGTAACTTTTATTGCTTGTAAAACTTTCCTTCATAATTTCATTTCACTTTACTGCAAAATGGTTCGAGTATTTATGCTGGGAGGAATTGTAATGTGATTGAGGAATCTTAATTATTATGTCGGATATCGGAGGATATTGGAGGGGACCTAACCTACAAACATGAAATGTCGCTCGTATCTGACTTGGCAAAAATTCTATTGTTTATTACGATCGACGGTTCTAATATttagaattctagaaatttgggacgtttcaaatttggaattttagaaatttgggatgttcagaatttgagggtgtagaaatttgggacgtttcaaatttggaattttagaaatttgggatgttcagaatttgggggtgtagaaatttgggacgtttcaaatttggaattttagaaatttgggatgttcagaatttgggggtgtagaaatttgggacgtttcaaatttggaattataagaatttgggacgtgtcgaatttggaattttagtattcggaaatttggaaattggggaaataggaaaattagtgtttttagatattcaaagatgtagaaatttgggacgaaCCGAATTCggtattatagaattttagaaatttggaatttgggggtgtagaaatttgggacgaaCCGAATTCggtattatagaattttagaaatttggaatttgggggtgtagaaatttgggacgaaCCGAATTCggtattatagaattttagaaatttggaatttgggggtgtagaaactTAGGACGAACCGAATTCggtattatagaattttaaaagtttagaatttgggggtgtagacaTTTGGgatcttccgaatttgcaattacagaaattaaaaaaattaaaatttagggaTGCAGAAAGGGACGTTCCAAAgatctttagaaatttgaaaattcattatttgggaatttttgaacttgaaaattcagaaatctaaaaatttaaaatttcagaattttaaaactaagaaattcagaaatttaaaaacttaggaaaaatttgatatcctctaaattttcaataattcctaCAAATACCCATCGCATCAAATTCACCTTGCTCAATTTTCAGTCGTTACATGAAGAACTTCCACGTTCTAAAATGACGAAGAACTTGAAGAATGTGTAATTTCCAGGGTGTATCTTTTTTCTGAGACACTTTACGTGCGAAAGAATTTGCTGAACGTGGATCGCGAAAGAAAACCACCTACGAGAAATGGCTGGATCGAATTGCGCGACTCACACTATCTTCCTCGATCAAATTCTCCGCAAATAGTTTCGAAATTGATGCTTAGAGTTTGCGTCTCAAGACCAAATATTCTCGACTCCTTCGGCTCGAATCTCGTTAAGAAAGGAAATCAAGGGAAACTGAGTTTAAAACATATAtgacatgatatttttattatacagtaCATCGCACATTTCTACATGCTCAAATACCAAGTTCGTAAATTTCCACGAATtccaaattgggaaattttccaatttccaaattcgaggAAAAAGTTGAAGGTGATTTAAATTGGAGAGCATTTAATCTCAGAATAGACACTCTTGGGTTGCTGCCAATGGCGTGCTGTGATACATAATTAAATCTCGCTTATTTTATATCAACATATTACGTGGAAAATCTAATACCATTCCCATAAAATAACACATCAAATTTGCATCTCAAAAtgtgataaaaatgataaatcatGTGACATACGATTTTCAGTTAAATTGATTTGGAGTTCAATactgttataaaaataaatcatacaacaTTTTCTGCGTAGTCCACAATTTGTCATGAAGATGAAAATTAACAACCTAATTCGTAGGATTTTATTAAGCGAATGAAGGATTGAAATCGAAATTACGAATTCGGCATCGTTTGTTTTCTAGGTAAATTGAAATATGGCAGAAACGGTAATTGAAAAATGTCAGGTTGTCGAATAACGATTGTAATTACTGGAAGAATGGGAAAATGCCCTTCGGAAACGAAGTTGACCATGCTGGAATATGTTCGTTCTAATTGATTATTGGACATCGAATCAAACTGAACATTCGATACGTAATTAAACTACTGGTTCTGATGTAAAGGATGTCTATTATTTATGGACAGGCACATTAACTGGGGACACGTTAATGTTTCCGAAGGATCTGTGGTATACTAATTGCGTTGTGAAGTATATCTTACTTTTAGGGCGGAGAATATGTGGCAATAAAGGTATGTGTTAGACGTAACAAAGGAAATGTGTTAGTACGTAAATATGGACGTACAGAAATTTCGACTGGGGAAATTAAATTTGGACAGATGAAATATGAATTAATTGATTCGTTAATTGAGTCATTGATGAAGAAGTTAATGACACGTGTGATCCATATGGCACATGTGGTAACTGCATTAGGAACTCTAGTTTCAGTGTTCAGGGcactttaacaattttttttattggcaGTGATTAGTGGGAATAAAGGTACTAGAATCGGTATTGGTATTAGTATCAATATTGGTAGCGGTAGTATATTTGATACTGGTATTCGTATTGGTAGTGGGAGGGTGGTGATGGTAATTGGTAGTTGTACTGTTAGTAGTGTGATTATTGGTGTTGGAAGTGATAGTGATATTGACGGTGATATTGGTAGTGATTGATAGTGGTATTGATAGTAGTATTGGTAGTGGTGCTACTGCTAATATTAATAGTGGTACTGGTATGTGTATTGGTACTAATATTACTAGGTTTCATTAGTATCGCTACTGGTATTAATACAGATATTGATATGAGTGGAACTGGTATTGGTATTGGTACTGATACTGGTGTTAATACTGGTATTGGTATTTCAATTGatactggtattggtactggcATTTGTACTGGCATTtgtactggtattggtactggtattggtactggtattggtactggtattggtactggtattggtactggtattggtactggtattggtactggtattggtactggtattggtactggtattggtactggtattggtactggtattggtactggtattggtactggtattggtactggtattggtactggtattggtactggtattggtactggtattggtactggtattggtactggtattggtactggtattggtactggtattggtactggtattggtactggtattggtactggtattggtactggtattggtactggtattggtactggtattggtactggtattggtactggtattggtactggtattggtactggtattggtactggtattggtactggtattggtactggtattggtactggtattggtactggtattggtactggtattggtactggtattggtactggtattggtactggtattggtactggtattggtactggtattggtactggtattggtactggtattggtactggtattggtactggtattggtactggtattggtactggtattggtactggtattggtactggtattggtactggtattggtactgtTATTAGTACCAGTGCTGGTACTGGTAGTGATGATGGTATTAGTATTGATTCTAGTTTTTATAgtggtactggtattggtatTAACTGGTACTGGATGGTGGTGGTACTGATTCTGATATTAGTATTGATTCCAATTTTTATAgtggtactggtattggtatTAACTGGTACTGGATGGTGGTGGTACTGATTCTGATATTAGTATTGATTCCAGTTTTTATAgtggtactggtattggtatTAACTTGTACTGGATGGTGGTGGTACTGATTCTGATATTAGTATTAATACCACAAGTTGTACTCATGTGAATACTGATATCAATATAACTACTAGCATTGGCTTACATTCGGTGCTATCGCAACCAGTATTTATTGATTCTAGTAGCATCATTGATTCTATCAGCAGTATTCACATTGATACAGTATTAATACCAGTAATCAAATACCAATAATGGTACCAGTGACTGATACTAGTATTTGCATTACTATTCGAATATTATAATCTTGATATCCCTTTCCACTAGAAAATAAACAATACATAAATCGCATTTAGTCCCCATAAATCACTAAAATCGCAAGATCTCATTTGACTAGTGTTAACATTCCAAAAAACATATCCAAAACATCAACCATGAGATCACATAAAAAACTACTATAAAGTAAAACTAATGTCCCACTTTCATCGCCATAAATCACCCCaaaaaaaatacttaaaatCTTGAAACCGCATTTCTCTATAAAATCCACAACTCACCTCTAACAAGAGTCAATATTCCAAGAGGCATGACCAGAACAGCAACCATAAGATCGGTGATCGCCAGGCTCATCAAAAAATAATTGGTGACATTTTGCAGTCGTCTCTCCCTGGCGATGGCGAGACACACCAGAATGTTCCCAGCCGCGGTGCCCACGACCAGAACAAGGGCCAACATGGCCCACCAGTTGTTTAAACCGTTGTTCTCGATGTCCAATCGAGTCTCGTTCACCGCCTTGCCCTCGTAGTCGGTGTCGTTTAATATTCCAGACAGGGTGAAGCGCACCCTGTCACAGCCTGCACTCGTATCGTTCACAGCGGCGAACAACAAAAGCTCCTCGTAACAGGTGTCGACGACGGCCTCGTAAGGATCCGTGCGATCGATCCTCGGCGTCGACGAGCCGATCATCGCTCAAGAAAAACCGCTGATCTACCGATGCCTTCTTATCCGCAGATGCTCGGGCATCTGCGATCACTAAATATATCTTCTTAACTCTCCTTATTTACATGCATCAATTTTCCACCAAATTTTTGCTCGTTACTTTAAGAGGGGTTTTAGACACTTTTTAGCTTCTTACACGCACTGATCAATCACTTTTAgatttatcgataatattatatattttgttaggTTTACTTCTTTGATTAAATAACTTGGGTCATGAGAAAATTGTGGATGTTCAGTAGGGATATATGTCCTTGAATTTCTAGGTCTATGTGTCTGGTTACTAGATTTTC is from Megachile rotundata isolate GNS110a chromosome 2, iyMegRotu1, whole genome shotgun sequence and encodes:
- the LOC143266609 gene encoding uncharacterized protein LOC143266609, encoding MLLESINTGCDSTECKPMLNQYHHHPVQVNTNTSTTIKTGINTNIRISTTTIQYQLIPIPYHHHPVPVNTNTSTTIKTRINTNTIITTSTSTGTNNSTNTIPIPVPIPVPIPVPIPVPIPVPIPVPIPVPIPVPIPVPIPVPIPVPIPVPIPVPIPVPIPVPIPVPIPVPIPVQMPVQMPVPIPVSIEIPIPVLTPVSVPIPIPVPLISISVLIPVAILMKPSNISTNTHTSTTINISSSTTTNTTINTTINHYQYHRQYHYHFQHQ